In one window of Zingiber officinale cultivar Zhangliang chromosome 11A, Zo_v1.1, whole genome shotgun sequence DNA:
- the LOC122031553 gene encoding glucan endo-1,3-beta-D-glucosidase-like: MASKLGAEIFFSSLCSTLLLLSLFSGAANLVPAAKADKTWCVAKPSSDAATLMANLNYACSQLQVDCRVLRIGCACARPDSLISHASVAMNLYYQAAGRHYWNCFFNNSALVTTTDPSFDSCVYEYI; this comes from the exons ATGGCGAGCAAACTCGGAGCTGAGATCTTCTTCTCATCTCTCTGTTCTACCTTGTTactcctttctctcttctctg GAGCTGCGAATCTCGTGCCGGCCGCAAAAGCAGAT AAAACCTGGTGCGTCGCGAAGCCTTCGTCGGACGCTGCAACGCTGATGGCGAACTTGAACTACGCCTGCTCGCAGCTGCAGGTGGACTGCAGAGTGCTGCGGATCGGCTGCGCTTGCGCTCGCCCGGACAGCCTCATCTCCCACGCCTCCGTCGCCATGAACCTCTACTACCAGGCCGCCGGCCGGCACTACTGGAATTGCTTCTTCAACAACTCCGCGCTGGTGACGACGACTGACCCCA GCTTCGATAGTTGTGTTTATGAATACATCTGA
- the LOC122031755 gene encoding MADS-box transcription factor 34-like: MGRGKVVLKRIENKINRQVTFSKRRGGLLKKAHELSVLCDVEVAAIVFSSSGRLFEFCSTPSSMLKMIARYRSLKNDESKATTSANETQNNYQEYLKLKARVDYLEHSRNNLLGEDLQPLSINELEQLENQVEMSVKQIRSTKMQVMIDQQCDLNSKEQILQDANRNLRKKAQEALITVEAEPSQPAINDRSLQIGGPPVSNAFIPGWI, from the exons ATGGGAAGGGGGAAGGTGGTGCTGAAGAGGATCGAGAACAAGATAAATCGGCAGGTTACCTTCTCCAAGCGCCGCGGTGGGTTGCTCAAGAAGGCGCACGAGCTGTCGGTGCTGTGCGACGTCGAGGTGGCGGCAATCGTCTTCTCCTCTTCCGGCCGTCTCTTCGAGTTCTGCAGCACTCCATCCAG CATGCTGAAGATGATCGCGAGGTACCGAAGCTTAAAAAATGATGAGTCTAAAGCTACAACTTCAGCAAATGAGACGCAG AACAATTATCAAGAGTATCTGAAACTAAAAGCGAGAGTTGACTATTTGGAGCATTCTCGAAA CAATCTTCTAGGTGAGGACCTACAACCACTGAGTATCAATGAGCTAGAACAACTAGAGAACCAAGTAGAAATGTCCGTGAAGCAGATCAGATCAACAAAG ATGCAAGTAATGATCGACCAGCAATGCGATCTTAACAGCAAG GAACAAATTTTGCAGGATGCTAATCGAAATCTTAGAAAGAAG GCGCAAGAAGCTCTTATCACTGTTGAGGCTGAACCTTCTCAACCAGCAATAAACGACCGATCTTTACAAATCGG AGGGCCTCCTGTGAGTAATGCCTTCATCCCAGGATGGATTTGA
- the LOC122031754 gene encoding ACT domain-containing protein ACR4-like isoform X1 yields the protein MGLCGDLSSSWDSDDEYEKFIRKMNPPRVVVDNSSCPNATVIKVDSINKYGILLEVVQVLMDLNLIVIKAYISSDGGWFMDVFNVTDPDGKKIERQKDLDNIKECIQKSIGEGSSAVPSRRRSVDLKPSSDHTSIELTGTDRPGLLSEVSAVLTDLKCNVVSAEVWTHNTRVAAVMQVTDEMNSAITDPQRLSRIKQLLCNVLKGNNRHRGAKTAVSVGITNTERRLHQLMLDDRDYERSEEDSGNENCWTKVTVVNWFDKDYSVVTIRCKDRPKLLFDTVCTLTDMQYVVFHGSVDAEGPEAYQEYYIRHIDGSPVNSEAERQRVVQCLEAAIERRVSEGLKLELCTSDRMGLLSDVTRIFREHGLTVTRAEVATRDCKAVNTFYVRDATGNSVDPKTLDDIRAKIGRTVLQVKGISDHLKSPSDAPSRFLFSGLFKARSLYNLGLIRPPT from the exons ATGGGTTTGT GTGGAGATTTGAGCTCTTCTTGGGACAGTGACGATGAATATGAGAAATTCATCCGAAAAATGAACCCTCCGCG GGTTGTTGTCGATAACAGTTCTTGTCCAAATGCTACGGTTATTAAG GTCGatagcataaataaatatggaATCCTTCTGGAAGTTGTTCAGGTCCTTATGGACCTTAATCTCATTGTCATCAAAGCTTATATATCATCTGATGGAGGATGGTTCATGGATG TTTTCAATGTGACTGATCCAGATGGAAAGAAAATTGAGAGGCAAAAGGACCTTGATAATATAAAGGAGTGCATTCAAAAG TCCATAGGGGAAGGTTCTTCTGCTGTACCTTCGCGAAGGAGATCTGTAGATCTCAAACCTTCTTCCGATCACACATCCATCGAGCTGACAGGGACCGATCGGCCTGGCCTCCTCTCTGAAGTTAGTGCTGTTCTTACTGATCTTAAATGCAATGTGGTGAGTGCTGAGGTCTGGACACACAACACTAGAGTCGCAGCAGTTATGCAGGTGACCGACGAGATGAATTCAGCTATAACTGATCCTCAAAGACTCTCTAGAATCAAACAGCTACTTTGCAATGTGCTAAAAGGGAACAACAGGCATAGGGGAGCCAAGACTGCGGTTTCCGTGGGTATCACTAACACAGAGAGAAGGCTTCACCAGTTGATGCTCGATGATAGGGATTACGAGAGGTCTGAAGAAGATAGTGGGAATGAGAATTGCTGGACAAAGGTTACTGTTGTCAATTGGTTTGACAAGGATTATTCTGTGGTCACAATACGGTGTAAGGATAGGCCGAAGCTTCTTTTCGATACAGTTTGCACTTTAACAGATATGCAATATGTGGTTTTCCATGGAAGTGTGGATGCAGAGGGCCCTGAAGCTTATCAG GAGTACTACATCAGGCACATAGATGGTTCTCCAGTGAACTCGGAAGCTGAGAGACAACGAGTTGTTCAGTGCCTTGAAGCAGCTATCGAGAGGAGAGTCTCCGAG GGTCTCAAgttggaattgtgtacgagtgATCGAATGGGTCTGTTATCCGATGTCACAAGAATATTCCGTGAGCATGGCCTGACTGTGACAAGAGCTGAAGTGGCTACAAGAGATTGCAAAGCCGTCAACACGTTCTATGTCCGCGATGCTACCGGTAACTCAGTCGACCCAAAGACCTTAGACGACATACGAGCCAAGATAGGCCGGACAGTACTACAAGTAAAAGGCATTTCCGATCACCTCAAATCCCCCAGTGATGCTCCTAGCAGATTTCTGTTTAGCGGTCTATTCAAGGCTAGATCACTTTACAATCTTGGATTAATCAGGCCTCCCACTTAA
- the LOC122031754 gene encoding ACT domain-containing protein ACR4-like isoform X2, whose amino-acid sequence MGGDLSSSWDSDDEYEKFIRKMNPPRVVVDNSSCPNATVIKVDSINKYGILLEVVQVLMDLNLIVIKAYISSDGGWFMDVFNVTDPDGKKIERQKDLDNIKECIQKSIGEGSSAVPSRRRSVDLKPSSDHTSIELTGTDRPGLLSEVSAVLTDLKCNVVSAEVWTHNTRVAAVMQVTDEMNSAITDPQRLSRIKQLLCNVLKGNNRHRGAKTAVSVGITNTERRLHQLMLDDRDYERSEEDSGNENCWTKVTVVNWFDKDYSVVTIRCKDRPKLLFDTVCTLTDMQYVVFHGSVDAEGPEAYQEYYIRHIDGSPVNSEAERQRVVQCLEAAIERRVSEGLKLELCTSDRMGLLSDVTRIFREHGLTVTRAEVATRDCKAVNTFYVRDATGNSVDPKTLDDIRAKIGRTVLQVKGISDHLKSPSDAPSRFLFSGLFKARSLYNLGLIRPPT is encoded by the exons ATGG GTGGAGATTTGAGCTCTTCTTGGGACAGTGACGATGAATATGAGAAATTCATCCGAAAAATGAACCCTCCGCG GGTTGTTGTCGATAACAGTTCTTGTCCAAATGCTACGGTTATTAAG GTCGatagcataaataaatatggaATCCTTCTGGAAGTTGTTCAGGTCCTTATGGACCTTAATCTCATTGTCATCAAAGCTTATATATCATCTGATGGAGGATGGTTCATGGATG TTTTCAATGTGACTGATCCAGATGGAAAGAAAATTGAGAGGCAAAAGGACCTTGATAATATAAAGGAGTGCATTCAAAAG TCCATAGGGGAAGGTTCTTCTGCTGTACCTTCGCGAAGGAGATCTGTAGATCTCAAACCTTCTTCCGATCACACATCCATCGAGCTGACAGGGACCGATCGGCCTGGCCTCCTCTCTGAAGTTAGTGCTGTTCTTACTGATCTTAAATGCAATGTGGTGAGTGCTGAGGTCTGGACACACAACACTAGAGTCGCAGCAGTTATGCAGGTGACCGACGAGATGAATTCAGCTATAACTGATCCTCAAAGACTCTCTAGAATCAAACAGCTACTTTGCAATGTGCTAAAAGGGAACAACAGGCATAGGGGAGCCAAGACTGCGGTTTCCGTGGGTATCACTAACACAGAGAGAAGGCTTCACCAGTTGATGCTCGATGATAGGGATTACGAGAGGTCTGAAGAAGATAGTGGGAATGAGAATTGCTGGACAAAGGTTACTGTTGTCAATTGGTTTGACAAGGATTATTCTGTGGTCACAATACGGTGTAAGGATAGGCCGAAGCTTCTTTTCGATACAGTTTGCACTTTAACAGATATGCAATATGTGGTTTTCCATGGAAGTGTGGATGCAGAGGGCCCTGAAGCTTATCAG GAGTACTACATCAGGCACATAGATGGTTCTCCAGTGAACTCGGAAGCTGAGAGACAACGAGTTGTTCAGTGCCTTGAAGCAGCTATCGAGAGGAGAGTCTCCGAG GGTCTCAAgttggaattgtgtacgagtgATCGAATGGGTCTGTTATCCGATGTCACAAGAATATTCCGTGAGCATGGCCTGACTGTGACAAGAGCTGAAGTGGCTACAAGAGATTGCAAAGCCGTCAACACGTTCTATGTCCGCGATGCTACCGGTAACTCAGTCGACCCAAAGACCTTAGACGACATACGAGCCAAGATAGGCCGGACAGTACTACAAGTAAAAGGCATTTCCGATCACCTCAAATCCCCCAGTGATGCTCCTAGCAGATTTCTGTTTAGCGGTCTATTCAAGGCTAGATCACTTTACAATCTTGGATTAATCAGGCCTCCCACTTAA
- the LOC122031756 gene encoding protein PYRICULARIA ORYZAE RESISTANCE 21-like — MSGKISTLILKVDLECCRCYKKIRKVLCNLQEKVHITSISYDEKNGTVTVAGVFDPDKLSKKLRRRAGNVIKKIEEKPEEKKEAKQEEKKEEKKEEKKEAKKEEEKKGEEEKAAPEPGIKFEPVVVTPYFWPPGVAICCPRPYLESFHGGCRCCACGRVTENQPAPEPTPPAAPYYYPTPYKTCQFVCEEESPAVCSIM; from the exons ATGTCAGGGAAG ATCTCGACGTTAATTCTGAAAGTTGACCTCGAATGCTGCCGCTGCTACAAAAAGATCAGGAAGGTTTTGTGCAATCTCCAAG AGAAGGTGCACATCACGTCCATTTCCTACGACGAGAAGAACGGGACGGTGACGGTCGCCGGCGTCTTTGACCCCGACAAGCTCTCGAAGAAGCTCCGCCGCAGGGCCGGTAACGTGATCAAGAAGATTGAGGAGAAAccggaggagaagaaggaagcgaagcaagaggagaagaaggaagagaagaaagaggagaagaaggaagcgaagaaagaagaggagaaaaagggagaggaggagaaggcggCGCCGGAGCCAGGGATCAAGTTCGAGCCGGTGGTCGTGACGCCCTACTTCTGGCCGCCGGGGGTGGCAATCTGCTGCCCCCGGCCGTACCTGGAGAGTTTCCACGGTGGGTGCAGGTGCTGCGCCTGCGGCAGGGTGACGGAGAACCAACCGGCGCCGGAGCCTACCCCGCCGGCTGCGCCGTATTACTACCCGACGCCTTACAAGACTTGCCAATTCGTGTGCGAGGAGGAATCACCAGCCGTCTGCTCCATCATGTAA
- the LOC122031757 gene encoding uncharacterized protein LOC122031757 — translation MKQPAAVAAAAGRYKLWALAAILLLALWSVLTGTVTIKRFSRRPSDDDLGGPDFDDLDVLEMEERQKVVRRMWDVYRTSSRLPKFWQRAFEAAYQELAGDDSRDAAVAEIARMSMRIADIHPPPQPTKNPELEIKHKDGDGLPKSKPSSSSVKDR, via the exons ATGAAGCAACCCGCCGCCGTCGCAGCCGCCGCAGGCCGTTACAAACTCTGGGCCCTCGCTGCCATCCTCCTCCTAGCCCTCTGGTCTGTGCTCACCGGCACCGTCACCATCAAACGCTTCTCCCGCCGCCCCTCCGACGACGACCTCGGCGGCCCCGATTTCGACGACCTCGACGTCCTG GAGATGGAAGAGAGACAGAAGGTGGTGCGCCGCATGTGGGACGTTTACCGCACCTCCAGCCGCCTCCCAAAGTTCTGGCAGCGGGCCTTCGAGGCGGCCTACCAGGAGCTCGCCGGCGATGACTCCAGGGACGCAGCCGTCGCAGAAATCGCCAGGATGTCCATGCGGATTGCCGACATCCATCCCCCTCCACAGCCCACCAAG AATCCTGAACTGGAGATTAAACACAAGGACGGAGATGGCCTGCCGAAATCCAAACCATCATCGTCGTCAGTGAAAGATCGATGA